The genomic stretch ACTTCCCCACGTCCGCCACGCCGTGTCGTCTGACCTGGCCGCCTGAGGGCCGAGGAGGACTGGTGGGCAGGATTCGCGTGACTCCCGCACCTTCCTGAGGCACCGCCCTCTGACACCGCTGACGTAGCGATACCGGGAGATCACCTTACACAGCTCGTGATGGGTTCACCCGACGCGTCCTACTAGGGGCTGAGACAAGATGCAGAAATTTTAGTACGCTAACAAAAAAGAGCGGCTGGGCCGCTCTTTTTTAGCTAGGGGTGACCGCCCAGGGCCCGGAGGTAGCTCTCGCCCATGTTGCGCGCGCTGGTCTCGGCGTAGATCTGGGTGGTGGCAATGCGCTTGTGGCGTAGAAACTTCTGCACCTGATCGAGCGGCATTCCGGCGTCCAGCAGCAAGGTAGCGACGCTTGCGCGCAAGCGGTGAGGCGTGACCCGCTTCTCGATGCCTGCCCGGTGGGCCACGTCGCGCACCATCAGTTGAACAGCTCGTGGCGTGTAGCGATCATGCCGGTTGCTCTCGAACACATAGCCGGTGCGGCGCCCAGCCAGATGGGTTCGCAACTTCTGCGCCAGGGCAGGCAGGATCGGCACGTACCCGTCGCTGCCCCCCTTCGCGTGCGCGATGTACACCTGGGGTGGGTCCAGCGCCAGGTGCAGGTCCTCCACCCGCAAGTTGACGAACTCGGAGACCCGAGCCCCGGTGTAGAACAATGTCTTGACCATCAGGCCCGAGCTACTGGCCCGGCGGTACGCGGTCTCGATCAACCGCTCGATCTCCTGCCGGTCAAGGCGGTCCACCGTCCGCCTCCGCTCCCTGGGAGCAGAAAGCCCGAGTTCGCGCCGCACGTCCTGGACCACGTGTTTGGTCTGGTCATAGGTCAGATGGTGTTTGCGCCACAGCTTGACGGTCTCCCGCACCACCTCGCGCAGGGAGTTCGCGTTCTCGATTTGACCGCGAAGTTCAGCCTCTTTTCCCTCTGACAGCGGTGGCCGGATCAGTTGAGGGAGTAGGGTGTGGTATGCGAGGGCGAGCGTACAGCCTGGACTTGCGGGAACGGATCGTGCGTGCGGTGCAACAAGGAATGAGACAACAGCAGGCTGCGCAGCACTTCAC from Deinococcus planocerae encodes the following:
- a CDS encoding tyrosine-type recombinase/integrase; amino-acid sequence: MVRETVKLWRKHHLTYDQTKHVVQDVRRELGLSAPRERRRTVDRLDRQEIERLIETAYRRASSSGLMVKTLFYTGARVSEFVNLRVEDLHLALDPPQVYIAHAKGGSDGYVPILPALAQKLRTHLAGRRTGYVFESNRHDRYTPRAVQLMVRDVAHRAGIEKRVTPHRLRASVATLLLDAGMPLDQVQKFLRHKRIATTQIYAETSARNMGESYLRALGGHP